A stretch of the Odontesthes bonariensis isolate fOdoBon6 chromosome 5, fOdoBon6.hap1, whole genome shotgun sequence genome encodes the following:
- the LOC142380572 gene encoding trypsin-3-like, which produces MKAFILLALFAVAYAAPIEDDKIVGGYECSKNSVPYQVSLNAGYHFCGGSLISSTWVVSAAHCYKSRIQVRLGEHNIAVNEGTEQFMNSAKVIRHPRYNSNNLDNDIMLIKLSQPASLNSYVRTVSLPSSCAGSGASCLISGWGNTSGSGSNYPDRLRCLKAPILSDSSCRNSYPGQITSNMFCAGYLEGGKDSCQGDSGGPVVCNNQLQGVVSWGYGCAMKNKPGVYTKVCNFNTWIRDTMSSN; this is translated from the exons ATGAAGGCTTTCATTCTCCTGGCTCTGTTTGCGGTGGCAT ATGCTGCTCCCATTGAGGACGACAAGATCGTTGGAGGCTATGAGTGCAGCAAGAACTCTGTACCCTACCAGGTGTCTCTGAACGCTGGCTACCACTTCTGTGGAGGCTCCCTGATCTCCAGCACCTGGGTGGTGTCTGCTGCTCACTGCTACAAGTC TCGCATTCAGGTGCGTCTCGGTGAGCACAACATCGCCGTCAATGAGGGCACAGAGCAGTTCATGAACTCTGCCAAGGTCATCCGTCACCCCAGATACAACAGCAACAACCTGGACAATGACATCATGCTGATCAAGCTGAGCCAGCCCGCCAGCCTGAACAGCTACGTCCGCACCGTGTCCCTGCCCTCCAGCTGTGCCGGCTCCGGCGCCAGCTGTCTGATCTCTGGATGGGGAAACACCAGCGGCTCTGGAA GCAACTACCCCGATCGTCTGAGGTGCCTGAAGGCCCCCATCCTGAGCgacagcagctgcagaaactCCTACCCCGGACAGATCACCTCCAACATGTTCTGTGCTGGATACCTCGAGGGAGGCAAGGACTCCTGCCAG GGTGACTCCGGCGGCCCCGTGGTGTGCAACAATCAGCTGCAGGGCGTGGTGTCCTGGGGTTATGGCTGCGCCATGAAAAACAAGCCTGGAGTTTACACCAAGGTCTGCAATTTCAACACCTGGATCCGCGACACCATGTCCTCCAACTAA
- the LOC142379871 gene encoding uncharacterized protein LOC142379871 isoform X2 yields the protein MKATDQNQPALESNSSGRQESDGHVSSETVVRTICQQSENESSQVRMDTRSQVTSASTCSSTTDSHGKLVEVRRKPGRPRKQKRTSLAKHKRDPNDAGLHIVQHKEVSTTIPVPACLVNHSRNDVPSTVDDHSISRSPQNETAGPQATLNDHMEGGKIEGGQIEGGQIEGGTIEGGQIEGGQIEGGQIEGGALLVKRKRGRPKKTALQNTVSKTEAARPPAPAPSVIKVSGPARSLRSRGEQHPSAQGEKPRSTEDLELTVVTPIEGGKRSCLEGFKRRRTRPTLTDPQVPAKVSKLEDSLEASSVLSNSTNCGGRTETDEQVEPNTDTHETNADGIGDQLTGHSGEEQEQQTPLTEGLSPQTEPPSQTEPEGISSEDLNSLKLPNPTQTEEPEIKQAASINASEEHRSKTPESSDCPTNAELQRAEPSSTDTVTSSQDKSASLKSPSAVKAEDVEVELDRLNPVSQLNSPNSFQHGANTTVKSQGQIMQQNTFRRKRGGKRRRRIVKALKPKEHLQEKHDASGGDTEQKADGSDVSQEVNSDGTTNVIYTKKGSKTLLKCGYCSRLFKFQSQFVIHQRIHTGERPFKCTECEKAFSKNSNLNLHLKVHRKNSMYQKCPFCKIRLPCSEYASHMKLHTNDLDQECKKEESEKQSAGVELEESPGPHGDPTPEKKEKKVCQYCGKTFPFQSALIRHIRVHTGEKPYKCDICGKAFGQAYFLRVHELTHWSVKRYNCTRCEKSFTHYSNAKNHTCRPVRGSDDPQPSRRKKPSLTYTCHICKNIFDHLQGFNSHMKEHTGAKLVRCLYCDKLFGAVSEFEAHRSQCQLDRNISSSSIKEEETMSLIQYTVPALRCSLGPNPATVTSSNYDVQKKQLQASNIKKRSASSKKPFQSTAIPPHHLSHLVSKLNRLDNRSDPRRYLCPNCGRQFRHMGRLRAHMLTHAPGQSYTCACCGKKLKSWKKLWYHQRVHRQRSGRFTCPQCGRGFRFVGPYRQHMNEHPDFHWIEDRPKRVFLPYQCEQCRCSFKTLDLLFNHQLCHSSTQDTHKESDFNLCIDERSSPSSKKTPGPPSNKLATPLPVAETRNSPLRSPQKHPNTVSQKSPLVPVISFVHSQGPELDHSSQHPSRTPSIHDRETSPERINDSAAGKPITPLRVVKRHVTKNTSKANEGTSDDVNCAVCGDAFPAISDLYHHYLQHARGQV from the coding sequence ATGAAAGCAACAGATCAGAACCAGCCGGCCCTCGAATCAAACTCGTCTGGGCGCCAGGAGTCCGATGGCCACGTGAGCTCCGAAACAGTCGTCAGGACAATTTGTCAGCAGAGTGAGAACGAGTCgtcacaggtgaggatggacaCAAGGTCTCAGGTGACATCAGCGAGCACGTGCAGCTCTACAACAGACAGTCACGGGAAGCTCGTGGAGGTCCGCAGAAAACCCGGGAGGCCCCGTAAACAAAAACGAACGTCGCTGGCCAAACACAAAAGAGATCCAAACGATGCTGGTCTTCATATAGTTCAACATAAGGAGGTCAGCACCACAATACCTGTGCCAGCGTGTTTAGTTAACCACAGCAGGAACGATGTGCCCAGCACTGTAGATGATCACTCAATCAGCCGTTCACCTCAAAATGAGACGGCTGGTCCTCAAGCTACCTTGAATGACCATATGGAAGGCGGCAAAATCGAAGGCGGCCAAATCGAAGGCGGCCAAATCGAAGGCGGCACAATCGAAGGCGGCCAAATCGAAGGCGGCCAAATCGAAGGTGGCCAAATTGAAGGCGGCGCTTTgttggtaaaaagaaaaagagggcgcccaaaaaaaacagctttacaaaACACCGTTTCTAAAACTGAAGCTGCCCGTCCTCCTGCCCCAGCTCCGAGCGTTATTAAAGTTAGTGGCCCTGCACGCAGTCTGAGAAGTAGAGGGGAGCAGCATCCTTCAGCGCAGGGTGAAAAGCCTCGTAGTACGGAAGACTTGGAGCTGACTGTTGTGACTCCCATAGAAGGCGGCAAAAGATCCTGCCTTGAAGGTTTTAAAAGACGAAGGACAAGGCCAACACTGACTGATCCACAAGTTCCAGCAAAAGTATCCAAGCTGGAGGATTCCCTGGAGGCCTCGTCAGTGTTGAGCAATAGCACGAACTGTGGCGGCAGAACAGAGACGGATGAACAGGTGGAGCCGAACACTGACACGCACGAGACTAACGCAGACGGAATTGGTGATCAGCTCACCGGACATTCTGGAGAGGAACAAGAGCAGCAGACACCACTAACAGAAGGTTTGTCACCCCAAACAGAGCCGCCTTCCCAGACAGAGCCTGAAGGGATTTCTTCTGAGGATCTGAATAGTTTAAAGTTGCCAAACCCAACTCAGACCGAAGAGCCTGAAATAAAACAGGCTGCGAGCATAAATGCTAGTGAGGAGCATCGGTCAAAAACCCCAGAGTCCTCCGACTGTCCAAcaaatgcagagctgcagagagcaGAGCCCTCGAGCACAGATACTGTAACATCCTCCCAAGACAAGTCTGCATCTCTTAAGAGCCCCTCTGCTGTGAAAGCTGAGGATGTAGAAGTAGAGCTGGATCGCTTGAATCCTGTGTCACAGTTAAATAGTCCCAATTCTTTTCAACACGGTGCCAACACCACAGTTAAATCACAGGgtcaaataatgcagcaaaACACTTTTAGGCGGAAAAGAGGGGgcaagagaaggaggagaatAGTTAAGGCTTTGAAACCGAAGGAGCATCTTCAAGAGAAGCATGATGCTAGTGGTGGTGACACTGAGCAAAAGGCAGATGGTAGTGATGTGAGTCAAGAAGTGAACTCCGATGGCACCACTAATGTCATCTACACTAAAAAAGGTAGTAAAACACTGTTGAAATGCGGTTACTGTAGTCGTCTCTTCAAATTCCAGTCTCAGTTTGTCATTCATCAACGCATTCACACAGGAGAACGGCCCTTTAAGTGCACCGAATGTGAGAAAGCTTTTAGCAAAAATTCCAACCTAAATCTTCATCTCAAAGTGCACAGAAAGAACAGCATGTATCAAAAGTGTCCCTTTTGCAAGATCCGGCTCCCGTGCTCCGAGTACGCCTCACATATGAAGTTGCACACAAATGATCTGGACCAGGAGTGTAAGAAGGAGGAATCTGAAAAGCAGAGCGCAGGGGTGGAGCTGGAGGAAAGCCCAGGACCTCACGGAGATCCAACCCcagaaaagaaggagaaaaaggTTTGTCAGTACTGCGGTAAAACTTTCCCATTTCAGTCCGCGCTCATAAGACACATCCGcgtccacacaggagagaagccatacaagTGCGATATATGTGGCAAAGCTTTTGGCCAAGCTTATTTCCTCCGCGTTCACGAGCTGACACACTGGTCGGTGAAGCGCTACAACTGCACGCGTTGCGAAAAATCCTTCACTCATTATAGCAACGCCAAAAACCACACATGCAGACCCGTGAGAGGCAGCGATGATCCGCAGCCCAGCAGACGCAAAAAGCCTTCGCTGACGTACACGTGCCACATCTGCAAGAACatatttgatcatctgcaggggTTCAACAGCCACATGAAAGAGCACACCGGCGCCAAGCTTGTTCGCTGCCTGTATTGCGACAAGCTGTTTGGCGCGGTGTCTGAGTTCGAAGCGCATCGCAGTCAGTGCCAATTAGATAGAAACATCTCCAGCTCTTCCAtaaaggaggaggagacgaTGTCGCTGATTCAGTACACAGTGCCCGCGCTGAGGTGTTCGTTGGGACCAAATCCAGCCACCGTCACCTCTTCAAATTATGACGTGCAGAAAAAACAGTTGCAGGCCAGCAACATCAAGAAGCGCTCCGCCAGTTCAAAGAAACCTTTCCAGTCGACAGCCATTCCGCCTCATCATCTCTCGCACCTCGTGTCCAAGCTGAACAGACTCGATAATAGATCCGACCCCAGGAGATACCTGTGTCCGAACTGCGGCCGACAGTTCAGGCACATGGGCAGGCTGCGTGCCCACATGCTGACGCACGCCCCTGGCCAAAGCTACACCTGTGCCTGTTGTGGGAAGAAACTGAAAAGTTGGAAAAAACTCTGGTATCACCAGAGAGTCCACCGTCAGAGAAGTGGCCGCTTCACCTGTCCGCAGTGCGGCCGAGGTTTTCGGTTTGTCGGGCCTTACAGGCAACACATGAACGAGCACCCGGACTTCCACTGGATTGAAGACAGGCCAAAGAGGGTGTTTCTGCCTTATCAGTGTGAGCAGTGCAGATGCAGCTTTAAGACTCTGGACTTGCTGTTTAATCACCAGCTCTGCCATTCCTCAACGCAAGATACGCACAAGGAGTCTGATTTCAATTTATGCATAGATGAACGCAGTTCACCGTCGAGTAAGAAAACGCCTGGCCCTCCCAGCAACAAGTTGGCTACGCCACTTCCAGTAGCTGAAACACGGAACTCCCCTTTGAGGTCCCCTCAAAAACATCCAAACACAGTTTCTCAAAAGTCACCTCTCGTGCCCGTAATTTCCTTCGTCCATAGTCAGGGTCCTGAGCTGGACCATTCTTCTCAGCATCCCAGCAGGACCCCCTCAATCCACGACAGAGAAACCAGTCCAGAAAGGATCAATGACAGTGCGGCTGGGAAACCCATTACGCCTTTAAGAGTAGTGAAAAGACACGTGACCAAAAATACAAGCAAAGCAAATGAAGGGACTTCGGACGACGTCAATTGCGCTGTGTGCGGAGACGCATTTCCTGCCATTTCAGACCTTTATCATCATTATTTGCAGCACGCTAGAGGCCAGGTGTGA
- the LOC142379904 gene encoding trypsin-3-like — MKYFILFALFAAAYAAPIEDDKIVGGYECSKNSVPYQVSLNAGYHFCGGSLISSTWVVSAAHCYKSRVQVRLGEHNIAVNEGTEQFINSAKVIRHPSYNSNNLDNDIMLIKLSQPASLNSYVRTVSLPSSCAGSGTSCLISGWGNTSGSGSNYPDRLRCLKAPILSDSSCRNSYPGQITSNMFCAGYLEGGKDSCQGDSGGPVVCNNQLQGVVSWGYGCAMKNKPGVYTKVCNFNTWIRNTMSSN; from the exons ATGAAGTACTTCATTCTCTTCGCTCTCTTTGCTGCAGCAT ATGCTGCTCCCATTGAGGACGACAAGATCGTTGGAGGCTATGAGTGCAGCAAGAACTCTGTACCCTACCAGGTGTCTCTGAACGCTGGCTACCACTTCTGTGGAGGCTCCCTGATCTCCAGCACCTGGGTGGTGTCTGCTGCTCACTGCTACAAGTC TCGCGTTCAGGTGCGTCTCGGTGAGCACAACATCGCCGTCAATGAGGGCACAGAGCAGTTCATCAACTCTGCCAAGGTCATCCGTCACCCCAGCTACAACAGCAACAACCTGGACAATGACATCATGCTGATCAAGCTGAGCCAGCCCGCCAGCCTGAACAGCTACGTCCGCACCGTGTCCCTGCCCTCCAGCTGTGCCGGCTCCGGCACCAGCTGTCTGATCTCTGGATGGGGAAACACCAGCGGCTCTGGAA GCAACTACCCCGATCGTCTGAGGTGCCTGAAGGCCCCCATCCTGAGCgacagcagctgcagaaactCCTACCCCGGACAGATCACCTCCAACATGTTCTGTGCTGGATACCTCGAGGGAGGCAAGGACTCCTGCCAG GGTGACTCCGGCGGCCCCGTGGTGTGCAACAATCAGCTGCAGGGCGTGGTGTCCTGGGGTTATGGCTGCGCCATGAAAAACAAGCCTGGAGTTTACACCAAGGTCTGCAATTTCAACACCTGGATCCGCAACACCATGTCCTCCAACTAA
- the LOC142379871 gene encoding uncharacterized protein LOC142379871 isoform X1 has protein sequence MGSKMSFGRGRSDQNTVSDLTSVAPLPRSSIHAPSDCKQIPEGKRRDEMKATDQNQPALESNSSGRQESDGHVSSETVVRTICQQSENESSQVRMDTRSQVTSASTCSSTTDSHGKLVEVRRKPGRPRKQKRTSLAKHKRDPNDAGLHIVQHKEVSTTIPVPACLVNHSRNDVPSTVDDHSISRSPQNETAGPQATLNDHMEGGKIEGGQIEGGQIEGGTIEGGQIEGGQIEGGQIEGGALLVKRKRGRPKKTALQNTVSKTEAARPPAPAPSVIKVSGPARSLRSRGEQHPSAQGEKPRSTEDLELTVVTPIEGGKRSCLEGFKRRRTRPTLTDPQVPAKVSKLEDSLEASSVLSNSTNCGGRTETDEQVEPNTDTHETNADGIGDQLTGHSGEEQEQQTPLTEGLSPQTEPPSQTEPEGISSEDLNSLKLPNPTQTEEPEIKQAASINASEEHRSKTPESSDCPTNAELQRAEPSSTDTVTSSQDKSASLKSPSAVKAEDVEVELDRLNPVSQLNSPNSFQHGANTTVKSQGQIMQQNTFRRKRGGKRRRRIVKALKPKEHLQEKHDASGGDTEQKADGSDVSQEVNSDGTTNVIYTKKGSKTLLKCGYCSRLFKFQSQFVIHQRIHTGERPFKCTECEKAFSKNSNLNLHLKVHRKNSMYQKCPFCKIRLPCSEYASHMKLHTNDLDQECKKEESEKQSAGVELEESPGPHGDPTPEKKEKKVCQYCGKTFPFQSALIRHIRVHTGEKPYKCDICGKAFGQAYFLRVHELTHWSVKRYNCTRCEKSFTHYSNAKNHTCRPVRGSDDPQPSRRKKPSLTYTCHICKNIFDHLQGFNSHMKEHTGAKLVRCLYCDKLFGAVSEFEAHRSQCQLDRNISSSSIKEEETMSLIQYTVPALRCSLGPNPATVTSSNYDVQKKQLQASNIKKRSASSKKPFQSTAIPPHHLSHLVSKLNRLDNRSDPRRYLCPNCGRQFRHMGRLRAHMLTHAPGQSYTCACCGKKLKSWKKLWYHQRVHRQRSGRFTCPQCGRGFRFVGPYRQHMNEHPDFHWIEDRPKRVFLPYQCEQCRCSFKTLDLLFNHQLCHSSTQDTHKESDFNLCIDERSSPSSKKTPGPPSNKLATPLPVAETRNSPLRSPQKHPNTVSQKSPLVPVISFVHSQGPELDHSSQHPSRTPSIHDRETSPERINDSAAGKPITPLRVVKRHVTKNTSKANEGTSDDVNCAVCGDAFPAISDLYHHYLQHARGQV, from the exons ATGGGGAGTAAAATGTCCTTCGGCAGAGGAAGAAGTGACCAAAATACAGTCTCTGACTTAACCTCTGTGGCTCCTCTTCCTCGCAGTTCCATTCATGCCCCTTCGGACTGCAAGCAG ATACCCGAGGGTAAGAGACGAGACGAAATGAAAGCAACAGATCAGAACCAGCCGGCCCTCGAATCAAACTCGTCTGGGCGCCAGGAGTCCGATGGCCACGTGAGCTCCGAAACAGTCGTCAGGACAATTTGTCAGCAGAGTGAGAACGAGTCgtcacaggtgaggatggacaCAAGGTCTCAGGTGACATCAGCGAGCACGTGCAGCTCTACAACAGACAGTCACGGGAAGCTCGTGGAGGTCCGCAGAAAACCCGGGAGGCCCCGTAAACAAAAACGAACGTCGCTGGCCAAACACAAAAGAGATCCAAACGATGCTGGTCTTCATATAGTTCAACATAAGGAGGTCAGCACCACAATACCTGTGCCAGCGTGTTTAGTTAACCACAGCAGGAACGATGTGCCCAGCACTGTAGATGATCACTCAATCAGCCGTTCACCTCAAAATGAGACGGCTGGTCCTCAAGCTACCTTGAATGACCATATGGAAGGCGGCAAAATCGAAGGCGGCCAAATCGAAGGCGGCCAAATCGAAGGCGGCACAATCGAAGGCGGCCAAATCGAAGGCGGCCAAATCGAAGGTGGCCAAATTGAAGGCGGCGCTTTgttggtaaaaagaaaaagagggcgcccaaaaaaaacagctttacaaaACACCGTTTCTAAAACTGAAGCTGCCCGTCCTCCTGCCCCAGCTCCGAGCGTTATTAAAGTTAGTGGCCCTGCACGCAGTCTGAGAAGTAGAGGGGAGCAGCATCCTTCAGCGCAGGGTGAAAAGCCTCGTAGTACGGAAGACTTGGAGCTGACTGTTGTGACTCCCATAGAAGGCGGCAAAAGATCCTGCCTTGAAGGTTTTAAAAGACGAAGGACAAGGCCAACACTGACTGATCCACAAGTTCCAGCAAAAGTATCCAAGCTGGAGGATTCCCTGGAGGCCTCGTCAGTGTTGAGCAATAGCACGAACTGTGGCGGCAGAACAGAGACGGATGAACAGGTGGAGCCGAACACTGACACGCACGAGACTAACGCAGACGGAATTGGTGATCAGCTCACCGGACATTCTGGAGAGGAACAAGAGCAGCAGACACCACTAACAGAAGGTTTGTCACCCCAAACAGAGCCGCCTTCCCAGACAGAGCCTGAAGGGATTTCTTCTGAGGATCTGAATAGTTTAAAGTTGCCAAACCCAACTCAGACCGAAGAGCCTGAAATAAAACAGGCTGCGAGCATAAATGCTAGTGAGGAGCATCGGTCAAAAACCCCAGAGTCCTCCGACTGTCCAAcaaatgcagagctgcagagagcaGAGCCCTCGAGCACAGATACTGTAACATCCTCCCAAGACAAGTCTGCATCTCTTAAGAGCCCCTCTGCTGTGAAAGCTGAGGATGTAGAAGTAGAGCTGGATCGCTTGAATCCTGTGTCACAGTTAAATAGTCCCAATTCTTTTCAACACGGTGCCAACACCACAGTTAAATCACAGGgtcaaataatgcagcaaaACACTTTTAGGCGGAAAAGAGGGGgcaagagaaggaggagaatAGTTAAGGCTTTGAAACCGAAGGAGCATCTTCAAGAGAAGCATGATGCTAGTGGTGGTGACACTGAGCAAAAGGCAGATGGTAGTGATGTGAGTCAAGAAGTGAACTCCGATGGCACCACTAATGTCATCTACACTAAAAAAGGTAGTAAAACACTGTTGAAATGCGGTTACTGTAGTCGTCTCTTCAAATTCCAGTCTCAGTTTGTCATTCATCAACGCATTCACACAGGAGAACGGCCCTTTAAGTGCACCGAATGTGAGAAAGCTTTTAGCAAAAATTCCAACCTAAATCTTCATCTCAAAGTGCACAGAAAGAACAGCATGTATCAAAAGTGTCCCTTTTGCAAGATCCGGCTCCCGTGCTCCGAGTACGCCTCACATATGAAGTTGCACACAAATGATCTGGACCAGGAGTGTAAGAAGGAGGAATCTGAAAAGCAGAGCGCAGGGGTGGAGCTGGAGGAAAGCCCAGGACCTCACGGAGATCCAACCCcagaaaagaaggagaaaaaggTTTGTCAGTACTGCGGTAAAACTTTCCCATTTCAGTCCGCGCTCATAAGACACATCCGcgtccacacaggagagaagccatacaagTGCGATATATGTGGCAAAGCTTTTGGCCAAGCTTATTTCCTCCGCGTTCACGAGCTGACACACTGGTCGGTGAAGCGCTACAACTGCACGCGTTGCGAAAAATCCTTCACTCATTATAGCAACGCCAAAAACCACACATGCAGACCCGTGAGAGGCAGCGATGATCCGCAGCCCAGCAGACGCAAAAAGCCTTCGCTGACGTACACGTGCCACATCTGCAAGAACatatttgatcatctgcaggggTTCAACAGCCACATGAAAGAGCACACCGGCGCCAAGCTTGTTCGCTGCCTGTATTGCGACAAGCTGTTTGGCGCGGTGTCTGAGTTCGAAGCGCATCGCAGTCAGTGCCAATTAGATAGAAACATCTCCAGCTCTTCCAtaaaggaggaggagacgaTGTCGCTGATTCAGTACACAGTGCCCGCGCTGAGGTGTTCGTTGGGACCAAATCCAGCCACCGTCACCTCTTCAAATTATGACGTGCAGAAAAAACAGTTGCAGGCCAGCAACATCAAGAAGCGCTCCGCCAGTTCAAAGAAACCTTTCCAGTCGACAGCCATTCCGCCTCATCATCTCTCGCACCTCGTGTCCAAGCTGAACAGACTCGATAATAGATCCGACCCCAGGAGATACCTGTGTCCGAACTGCGGCCGACAGTTCAGGCACATGGGCAGGCTGCGTGCCCACATGCTGACGCACGCCCCTGGCCAAAGCTACACCTGTGCCTGTTGTGGGAAGAAACTGAAAAGTTGGAAAAAACTCTGGTATCACCAGAGAGTCCACCGTCAGAGAAGTGGCCGCTTCACCTGTCCGCAGTGCGGCCGAGGTTTTCGGTTTGTCGGGCCTTACAGGCAACACATGAACGAGCACCCGGACTTCCACTGGATTGAAGACAGGCCAAAGAGGGTGTTTCTGCCTTATCAGTGTGAGCAGTGCAGATGCAGCTTTAAGACTCTGGACTTGCTGTTTAATCACCAGCTCTGCCATTCCTCAACGCAAGATACGCACAAGGAGTCTGATTTCAATTTATGCATAGATGAACGCAGTTCACCGTCGAGTAAGAAAACGCCTGGCCCTCCCAGCAACAAGTTGGCTACGCCACTTCCAGTAGCTGAAACACGGAACTCCCCTTTGAGGTCCCCTCAAAAACATCCAAACACAGTTTCTCAAAAGTCACCTCTCGTGCCCGTAATTTCCTTCGTCCATAGTCAGGGTCCTGAGCTGGACCATTCTTCTCAGCATCCCAGCAGGACCCCCTCAATCCACGACAGAGAAACCAGTCCAGAAAGGATCAATGACAGTGCGGCTGGGAAACCCATTACGCCTTTAAGAGTAGTGAAAAGACACGTGACCAAAAATACAAGCAAAGCAAATGAAGGGACTTCGGACGACGTCAATTGCGCTGTGTGCGGAGACGCATTTCCTGCCATTTCAGACCTTTATCATCATTATTTGCAGCACGCTAGAGGCCAGGTGTGA
- the LOC142379890 gene encoding uncharacterized protein LOC142379890 — MTEYYEEGGLLYEQSPPMHIKVESPEGPFGGGASENGFPREDDDSDGSCDQNSALPGGLPFNVVVVHPNIMAPGMSSDDLLSIEQNRAMSAALAAGGAGKRKSRFSGAELEVLVSEVTRCEGELFGPAGRLRRRERERIWAGILERVNAVSRVPRTLREVKKRWDDLKRRNGGRLADARHRTCYMPSSRGSSMLGRPSQPSPRLHQARQKQSTRPKPSFPCFPDSDTGVGVEGSERDGFEKDEDNPEREREVGEPECEPVENSMEDKLGLGLGLGIGPPPPSERWLPPSPLYSAPFLNGSPQPSSPQPSLGGQQGTLEPPPRSSWLEDELRGLGEAAIQLGNRVEKSLREFGEGFRQDMRTLVASQEALAVSLQQNNVLLQRLLGVLEAQQQPQPQQHRVQQGHPSQTPQQHLQPQPVQQQPQHMEPQQQRVETPQQPHVVQQQHQTHATQHSNNHSAAALATTPSPPSSPVIHGTFASDPATDTNGNVQRPRRGRAVDHRRRRRR; from the exons ATGACTGAGTACTACGAGGAGGGGGGGCTGCTGTACGAGCAATCACCTCCCATGCACATCAAAGTGGAGTCTCCGGAGGGACCCTTTGGAGGGGGAGCCTCAGAGAATGGCTTCCCCAGGGAGGACGACGACTCGGACGGCAGCTGTGACCAGAACAGCGCCTTACCTGGAGGACTCCCCTTCAACGTGGTAGTGGTGCATCCAAACATCATGGCACCCGGCATGTCCTCGGACGACCTCTTATCCATTGAGCAAA ACAGAGCTATGTCAGCTGCGCTGGCCGCTGGCGGGGCAGGAAAACGAAAGAGCCGTTTCAGTGGCGCAGAGCTGGAGGTGTTGGTGTCAGAGGTCACTCGGTGCGAGGGAGAACTCTTCGGCCCTGCGGGGAGACTTCGCCGGCGTGAGAGAGAGCGTATCTGGGCAGGGATCCTGGAGAGGGTTAATGCTGTGTCCAGAGTCCCACGTACTCTTAGAGAGGTCAAGAAGCGCTGGGATGATTTAAAGAGGCGCAATGGAGGCAGGTTGGCAGATGCCCGTCATCGGACCTGTTACATGCCTTCTAGCAGAGGGTCCTCGATGCTTGGACGTCCCTCCCAACCAAGCCCTAGGCTTCATCAAGCCAGACAGAAGCAAAGCACGAGACCAAAGCCCAGTTTCCCATGCTTCCCTGACTCTGACACAG GTGTGGGAGTGGAGGGATCAGAGAGAGATGGTTTTGAGAAAGATGAGGACAATCCTGAGCGTGAAAGAGAAGTGGGAGAACCTGAGTGTGAGCCTGTAGAGAACAGTATGGAGGACAAACTGGGATTAGGTCTAGGTCTGGGAATAGGACCACCTCCTCCATCAGAAAGATGGCTGCCTCCTTCCCCTCTCTACAGTGCTCCTTTCCTCAATGGCAGCCCTCAACCCAGCAGTCCCCAGCCATCACTTGGAGGACAGCAGGGTACCCTTGAACCGCCCCCACGTAGCTCCTGGCTTGAAGATGAGCTTCGAGGACTAGGGGAAGCTGCAATTCAGCTGGGAAATAGGGTAGAAAAGAGTCTCCGGGAGTTTGGGGAAGGTTTCAGACAGGACATGAGAACCCTCGTCGCTTCGCAAGAGGCATTAGCAGTCAGTTTACAACAAAACAATGTCCTCTTGCAAAGGCTTTTGGGGGTGCTGGAGGCCCAGCAACAACCACAGCCACAGCAACATCGTGTGCAACAGGGGCACCCGTCACAAACCCCTCAGCAGCACTTACAGCCACAACCagttcagcagcagccacagcacaTGGAGCCACAACAACAGCGGGTTGAAACCCCACAGCAGCCTCATGTTGTGCAACAGCAGCACCAAACACATGCCACCCAGCACTCGAATAATCACTCGGCGGCAGCACTGGCAACCACACCGTCACCCCCATCATCCCCAGTTATACACGGCACTTTTgcttctgatccagccacagacaCAAACGGGAATGTGCAGAGGCCACGGCGGGGTCGAGCTGTGGACCACAGGCGCAGAAGGCGGCGCTGA